In Roseofilum casamattae BLCC-M143, the following proteins share a genomic window:
- a CDS encoding DUF1997 domain-containing protein yields MNFSYKIAKFTAAQLVNLRVPEEPIPIHHYLRQPQRLVNALSSQSQIEYLSDRLFRLKMRPLTFMMFTIQPTVDLKVWSDARGNIQLRSVACEIRGIDYINRRFHLDLQGQLCPQQRGDRTILAGKANLTVEVELPPPLNLTPSYLIERAGNGLLASVLLTIKQRLMHQLIRDYRVWVAQNEAISTTMDNGQLVMDNG; encoded by the coding sequence ATGAATTTCTCATATAAGATCGCTAAGTTTACGGCTGCTCAATTGGTTAATCTTCGAGTTCCAGAAGAACCCATTCCCATACATCATTACCTACGGCAACCGCAACGCCTTGTCAATGCCTTAAGCAGTCAAAGTCAAATTGAATACTTGAGCGATCGGTTGTTTCGCTTGAAAATGCGCCCCCTAACTTTTATGATGTTTACCATACAACCAACGGTAGATCTGAAAGTTTGGTCGGATGCCCGAGGCAATATCCAATTGCGATCGGTTGCCTGCGAAATTCGCGGAATTGACTATATAAATCGACGTTTTCACTTGGATTTACAAGGACAATTGTGTCCTCAGCAACGCGGCGATCGCACCATCCTGGCAGGAAAAGCCAATCTCACCGTAGAAGTGGAACTACCACCTCCTTTAAATTTAACCCCATCTTATTTAATCGAGCGAGCCGGTAATGGATTGTTAGCGAGCGTCTTGCTCACCATTAAACAACGGTTGATGCATCAACTGATCCGAGATTATCGGGTTTGGGTCGCACAGAATGAAGCTATTTCAACAACCATGGATAATGGGCAATTAGTGATGGACAATGGGTAA
- a CDS encoding DUF7676 family protein has protein sequence MTEFSPWVTPLNHATAEPLHGGGQIEYEDFPCTIDVTGPLLYSLFQENWQDVQIGHVVEGSVLELEFTEPPKICILYDGYLTVVSPGWHLHLCLEEHLGGPLCTTPPELRQQRLIERASLYRRLNEEGQPRSWGIQFWNGAGEKMMNLFLPNPFLGEDEDLLPVGKPRLEKLSLYEELRQIYVLGDRPIPYDRNPLKRPYLSVCRSSRCYPSRQWKPIYEALQQGVAETGAEVTVMNAGCLEVCKLGPVVFYSGDRTWYTRVTPEVAEQIVRDHVIEGNPVSKHLYPPN, from the coding sequence ATGACAGAATTTTCTCCTTGGGTAACCCCACTAAACCATGCCACTGCTGAACCGCTCCATGGAGGAGGCCAGATCGAATACGAAGACTTTCCTTGTACGATCGATGTTACCGGTCCTTTGCTCTACAGCCTATTTCAAGAGAATTGGCAAGACGTGCAAATCGGTCATGTTGTCGAAGGAAGCGTCTTAGAATTAGAATTTACCGAACCGCCGAAAATCTGTATCCTCTATGATGGCTATCTCACCGTCGTCTCTCCAGGTTGGCACTTACATCTGTGTCTAGAAGAACACCTAGGCGGCCCTCTATGCACAACGCCTCCAGAACTGCGCCAACAGCGACTTATTGAGCGAGCCTCACTCTACCGTCGCCTGAATGAAGAGGGACAGCCCCGCAGTTGGGGGATTCAGTTCTGGAATGGGGCGGGAGAAAAGATGATGAATTTATTTTTACCCAATCCATTTTTAGGGGAAGATGAAGACCTTTTACCCGTGGGTAAACCTCGGTTAGAGAAACTAAGTTTATACGAAGAATTACGCCAGATTTATGTGTTAGGCGATCGGCCCATTCCCTACGATCGCAACCCCCTTAAACGCCCTTACCTTTCCGTCTGTCGCTCCAGTCGCTGCTACCCCTCGCGCCAATGGAAACCTATCTATGAGGCGCTCCAGCAAGGGGTAGCAGAAACGGGTGCTGAGGTCACGGTTATGAACGCTGGGTGTTTAGAGGTCTGTAAACTCGGCCCCGTCGTCTTTTACTCTGGAGATAGAACCTGGTATACCCGCGTTACCCCAGAGGTAGCCGAGCAAATTGTTCGAGACCATGTTATTGAAGGTAACCCAGTCTCTAAACATCTCTATCCGCCTAACTAA
- a CDS encoding Tab2 family RNA-binding protein has protein sequence MQIWQVDCYRSDRAPSVWELFICEPTPGEFRYRATCPQSEVSSEWLLAQLSSFGALPKTIQVFRPQTLHLLEPVGQKLGIAIAPTRRTTTLKEWIVGEGKGSIAIEQPPPLPLPETLWGDRWRFATIRADDLISGIGDRLIPFKSLPEDLLPLNLGLPSTLSIPGVVIDGGRQSRQFCQWLAEVEPVSLNFIPGQPDGLILESGLVDRWVIATFEDPEVRQAGQTYEQRKQQPRRLHFLLVQPDNSGMTYTGLWLLQSSDK, from the coding sequence ATGCAGATTTGGCAAGTTGATTGTTATCGCAGCGATCGCGCTCCATCAGTCTGGGAGTTATTTATCTGCGAACCGACTCCCGGTGAGTTTCGCTACCGCGCCACCTGTCCTCAGTCTGAAGTCAGCAGTGAGTGGTTGCTCGCCCAACTCTCTAGCTTTGGCGCTCTTCCCAAAACCATCCAAGTATTTCGCCCGCAAACCCTACATTTACTCGAACCTGTGGGGCAAAAATTAGGCATTGCGATCGCGCCAACGCGACGCACCACAACTTTAAAAGAGTGGATCGTTGGTGAAGGTAAGGGTTCTATCGCGATCGAGCAACCCCCACCCCTTCCCCTACCGGAAACTCTCTGGGGCGATCGCTGGCGGTTTGCTACCATTAGAGCCGATGACTTAATCTCTGGAATTGGCGATCGCCTCATTCCCTTCAAATCCTTACCAGAAGACCTACTGCCGCTTAATCTCGGACTTCCTTCCACTCTTTCTATTCCCGGAGTCGTTATCGATGGCGGTCGTCAATCCCGACAATTTTGCCAATGGCTAGCAGAAGTCGAACCCGTCAGTCTCAATTTTATTCCCGGTCAACCGGACGGACTTATTTTAGAATCTGGATTAGTCGATCGCTGGGTCATTGCAACCTTTGAAGATCCCGAAGTTCGCCAAGCCGGACAAACCTACGAACAGCGCAAACAACAACCGCGCAGATTGCATTTTCTCCTCGTCCAACCCGATAATTCCGGCATGACTTATACCGGTCTCTGGTTATTGCAATCTAGCGATAAATAG
- a CDS encoding valine--pyruvate transaminase, producing MEPALTQFGTQMSRLSGVRAIMKDIIETLRAGGGQQFINLSAGNPVILPPVEHLWRECTEDLLASPEYGEVVCRYGSSQGYQPLIDAVVDDFNQRYDLNLSDRNILITPGSQSIYFYAANAFGGYTQDGQLKEVVLPLSPEYTGYGGVCLTPEALKAYKPTLDIDEGNHRFKYRPDFSQLKISEDTGCLIFSRPCNPTGNVLTNEETSKIQALATEYNVPLLIDSAYGPPFPALNFTEMTPQFGGNLIHCMSLSKAGLPGERIGVAIGEEKLISVLEAFQTNLCIHSSRYGQAIAARAIRSGQLAQFAETVIRPHYQDKFAQLESSLTAAMPDNLPWFLHKGEGAIFAWLWLRDLPITDWELYQTLKKVGVIVVPGSTFFPGLKEDWAHKHQCIRISLTATGEEIATAMQRLAQVVEQVYLQTAIAH from the coding sequence ATGGAACCTGCCCTGACTCAATTTGGTACTCAGATGTCTCGCCTCAGTGGAGTCCGAGCCATTATGAAAGATATTATCGAAACCTTGCGTGCTGGAGGAGGGCAGCAATTTATTAACCTGAGTGCGGGAAATCCGGTAATCTTGCCGCCAGTAGAACACTTATGGCGGGAATGCACGGAAGATTTGCTCGCCAGTCCGGAATATGGGGAAGTGGTCTGTCGGTACGGTTCGTCTCAAGGCTATCAACCCCTGATCGATGCGGTGGTGGACGATTTTAATCAACGCTATGACTTAAATTTAAGCGATCGCAACATCTTAATTACTCCTGGCTCCCAGTCGATTTATTTCTACGCCGCCAATGCCTTTGGCGGATATACCCAAGACGGACAACTGAAAGAAGTCGTTCTGCCACTGAGTCCGGAATATACTGGTTATGGTGGAGTTTGTCTGACTCCAGAAGCCCTGAAAGCCTATAAGCCGACATTAGATATCGACGAAGGAAATCATCGGTTTAAGTATCGTCCTGATTTTAGTCAATTAAAGATTTCCGAAGACACGGGATGCTTGATTTTTTCTCGTCCTTGTAATCCGACGGGTAACGTGCTCACGAACGAGGAAACCAGCAAAATTCAAGCTTTAGCCACGGAATATAACGTACCTCTGCTCATTGACTCGGCGTACGGCCCTCCCTTCCCAGCGCTCAATTTCACCGAAATGACTCCGCAGTTTGGCGGGAATTTAATTCATTGCATGAGTTTATCGAAAGCAGGGTTGCCGGGAGAACGCATTGGGGTTGCTATTGGTGAAGAAAAACTCATCAGCGTACTCGAAGCCTTCCAAACCAACTTGTGCATTCACTCCTCTCGATACGGTCAGGCGATCGCCGCTCGTGCCATTCGTTCCGGTCAGTTGGCGCAATTTGCCGAAACCGTCATTCGTCCCCACTATCAAGATAAATTTGCGCAATTAGAGAGTAGTTTAACGGCAGCCATGCCCGATAATTTACCTTGGTTCTTGCATAAGGGAGAAGGGGCAATTTTTGCTTGGTTGTGGTTGCGGGATCTGCCGATTACCGATTGGGAATTGTACCAAACTCTGAAGAAAGTTGGCGTCATTGTGGTTCCTGGAAGTACGTTCTTCCCCGGATTAAAAGAAGATTGGGCGCACAAACACCAATGCATTCGGATTAGTTTGACCGCAACTGGTGAGGAAATTGCCACGGCAATGCAACGGTTAGCGCAAGTCGTGGAGCAAGTCTATTTGCAAACGGCGATCGCTCATTAA
- the proX gene encoding glycine betaine/L-proline ABC transporter substrate-binding protein ProX, with the protein MKTKHFQKCILISTFISLLVGLSACQTESNQSPPLPEVTIRSAHSSWVEESFQTQVVNLGLEQLGYQVEPVKELEYPALYLSIANNDIDYSVVYYRPGHEEFFNNVGGEEKLEGVGVLIAVGTQGYRIDKKTADKHGITNIEQLKDPEIAKLFDFDGDGKANLTGCNPGWTCEKAINHHIEAYGLQDRVEQDQGNYTALLTDAIARYEAGEPILYYAYKPHWIFAILKPNQDTIWLEVPYTDLPENLSDITTEETTFDGKNLGLPAASQTLVVNKEFAANNPVAKRWFELVQIPVDDMNAASLRIKDGENTPEDMRLMAEEWAIENQAQFYGWIEEAKAAGK; encoded by the coding sequence ATGAAAACTAAACATTTTCAAAAGTGTATCCTAATTTCTACGTTTATTTCTCTATTGGTGGGACTTTCGGCTTGCCAAACCGAATCAAACCAGTCACCTCCTCTGCCAGAGGTCACCATTCGCTCGGCTCATAGTAGTTGGGTGGAAGAAAGTTTCCAAACTCAAGTGGTTAATCTGGGTTTAGAACAACTAGGATATCAAGTCGAGCCAGTTAAAGAGTTAGAATATCCAGCTCTCTACTTGTCTATTGCTAATAACGACATCGACTACAGCGTGGTCTATTATCGACCCGGACACGAAGAATTTTTTAACAATGTTGGCGGTGAGGAAAAACTGGAAGGGGTCGGAGTTTTAATTGCGGTTGGAACCCAAGGGTATCGGATTGATAAAAAAACGGCAGACAAGCACGGAATTACTAACATAGAGCAGCTCAAAGATCCGGAGATTGCCAAACTCTTTGATTTCGATGGGGATGGTAAAGCCAATTTAACCGGATGCAACCCAGGTTGGACTTGCGAAAAAGCCATCAATCATCATATCGAAGCTTATGGACTGCAAGATAGAGTCGAACAAGACCAAGGGAATTATACAGCGCTGCTGACAGATGCGATCGCTCGTTATGAAGCAGGGGAACCGATTCTGTATTATGCCTATAAGCCTCATTGGATCTTTGCCATACTCAAACCCAACCAAGATACCATATGGTTAGAAGTTCCTTATACCGATCTTCCTGAAAATTTGAGCGACATTACCACCGAAGAGACCACATTTGATGGCAAAAATCTGGGGTTACCGGCGGCTTCACAAACCCTAGTTGTTAATAAAGAGTTTGCCGCCAATAATCCCGTCGCAAAACGTTGGTTTGAACTGGTGCAAATTCCTGTGGACGATATGAATGCAGCGAGCTTGCGGATTAAAGATGGGGAAAATACTCCAGAAGATATGCGCCTGATGGCTGAAGAATGGGCGATCGAAAATCAAGCTCAGTTTTATGGATGGATTGAAGAAGCAAAAGCGGCTGGCAAATAA